A genomic window from Candidatus Pelagisphaera phototrophica includes:
- a CDS encoding cation:proton antiporter — translation MHEHSILTDLAWILLSAAAAALILQRFRIPLLIGYLVAGFLVGPHLGLWPTLVVLENVQELSELGVIFLLFYLGLEFDFSRLKRVFGPASAALILQTLTMLSLGMEASRWLGLSSVDGWFLGGLLSISSSMVSVKLIRERGLFNKPHTNLTIGVLILEDVLAILLLVLLSGMATEGTMNVVAVGRSILFIGIFTVLIFLIGKLGARRLARFLAVHGTTELITMASLGLIFLIGLLAHKFNFSWALGGFLAGAIFSRSHLAQKIELLTEPLRDMFSAMFFVTVGMLIDPKALISNAPIILGLSVVVILCKFSSCWLGFFLVGRSPRDASRAALIKSQIGEFSFVIVAIGTAHGATSTDLQSVVSGVAFITILATPTLVQNEGRILRLTSRLSPKALVNFCTLYSQWIDTVRLSLSRSVFLKLAKKPFTLISIHFLIIMAIIIAAALVSARLPVPNFLPLSQDLFQQSVFLLSVLFSLPFLVDTMRNLNVLVWLFSDTALSRPAFQQFSKGIYRSAFNGLILLILLMFYGSVFLLVAAKYFPTGYAFVAFLMITGVVGWVFWKKLVHMHHNWETAVVKSMASEVQDRISQKISTNLEALESREPWDVSVEPVILSPDSKWVGMEVREIDLLANTGALIAGIERNGFELVSIDPVTHLYPNDQIFLLGESDQLKQANNYLNQRSEDGSSKTEPFVFKREIIPPLCSWIGMRIQDTEIRTRFQITIVGIQKGENRIIGPSPEQILDEGDLILLMGSSDKLKNFKRELSQKTNPDDINSDFSED, via the coding sequence ATGCACGAACACTCGATTCTCACCGATCTCGCTTGGATTCTCCTTTCTGCCGCCGCCGCAGCCCTTATACTACAACGCTTTAGGATTCCGCTCCTGATCGGCTACCTCGTAGCGGGGTTTCTCGTCGGGCCCCACCTCGGCTTGTGGCCTACTCTGGTAGTACTGGAGAACGTACAGGAGCTCAGCGAGCTCGGCGTCATTTTTCTCCTTTTCTATCTAGGGCTCGAATTCGATTTCAGCCGGTTGAAGCGGGTTTTCGGTCCCGCATCGGCCGCACTGATCCTGCAAACGCTCACGATGCTTTCGCTGGGCATGGAGGCAAGCCGCTGGCTTGGACTCTCCAGCGTGGACGGATGGTTTCTCGGAGGGCTTCTCTCGATCAGCTCGTCCATGGTATCCGTCAAACTGATTCGCGAGCGAGGGCTCTTCAACAAGCCGCACACGAACCTCACCATAGGCGTTCTAATCCTCGAGGACGTTCTGGCGATACTCCTTCTCGTCCTCTTAAGTGGAATGGCTACGGAGGGCACCATGAACGTCGTAGCGGTCGGCCGCTCTATCTTGTTCATAGGGATTTTTACGGTGCTTATTTTCCTGATCGGCAAGCTGGGCGCTCGCCGGCTCGCCCGATTCCTAGCTGTTCATGGCACGACGGAGCTGATCACCATGGCCTCGCTAGGGCTCATCTTCCTGATCGGGTTACTCGCCCACAAATTCAACTTTTCATGGGCCCTGGGTGGCTTTCTGGCGGGAGCGATCTTCTCCCGTTCCCATCTCGCACAGAAGATCGAGCTTCTAACCGAGCCCCTTCGGGACATGTTCAGCGCCATGTTTTTCGTAACAGTGGGCATGCTCATCGACCCCAAGGCTCTCATATCAAATGCCCCCATTATTCTCGGACTGTCGGTAGTCGTTATCTTGTGCAAATTCTCCTCCTGCTGGCTCGGCTTTTTCCTCGTAGGTCGGTCTCCAAGGGACGCTTCGCGAGCTGCTCTCATTAAGTCTCAAATCGGCGAGTTCAGCTTTGTCATCGTGGCAATCGGCACCGCGCATGGAGCCACCAGCACCGACCTACAGTCAGTCGTTTCCGGTGTGGCGTTCATAACGATTCTAGCAACTCCTACCCTCGTCCAGAACGAAGGCCGCATTCTCCGCCTCACCAGTCGGCTATCGCCAAAGGCCCTTGTCAATTTCTGCACGCTCTATTCGCAGTGGATCGACACGGTCCGTCTTTCATTGAGTCGCAGCGTATTTCTCAAGCTCGCCAAAAAACCCTTTACCCTAATCAGTATCCATTTTTTAATTATAATGGCGATTATCATCGCGGCAGCTCTTGTATCCGCCCGATTGCCGGTACCCAACTTCCTCCCTTTGTCGCAAGACCTCTTCCAGCAGTCCGTCTTTCTGCTATCGGTTCTCTTCTCGCTACCCTTTTTGGTCGACACCATGAGAAACCTGAACGTCCTCGTTTGGCTCTTCTCTGACACAGCCCTAAGTAGGCCCGCCTTTCAGCAGTTCTCCAAGGGGATCTACCGCTCCGCTTTCAACGGGCTGATCCTGCTTATTCTGCTAATGTTCTACGGTAGCGTATTCCTGCTCGTAGCCGCCAAGTACTTCCCTACAGGATACGCCTTCGTCGCCTTCCTTATGATAACCGGAGTGGTCGGTTGGGTATTCTGGAAGAAGCTCGTGCACATGCACCACAATTGGGAGACCGCCGTCGTTAAGTCTATGGCGAGCGAAGTGCAGGATCGCATTTCGCAAAAGATTTCGACTAACTTGGAGGCTCTCGAGTCACGCGAGCCCTGGGATGTAAGCGTGGAACCCGTCATATTGAGCCCCGATTCCAAATGGGTAGGCATGGAGGTACGGGAAATCGATCTGCTGGCCAATACCGGTGCCCTGATTGCGGGTATTGAACGAAACGGTTTCGAACTCGTGAGCATTGACCCGGTCACCCATCTCTACCCCAATGACCAGATATTCCTTTTAGGCGAGAGTGATCAACTAAAGCAGGCCAACAATTACCTAAACCAGAGGAGCGAGGACGGGTCGTCAAAAACCGAACCGTTCGTTTTTAAGCGGGAAATCATTCCACCTCTTTGCAGCTGGATCGGTATGCGCATACAGGATACTGAAATTCGAACCCGATTCCAGATTACCATTGTCGGCATCCAGAAGGGTGAAAATCGCATCATAGGTCCTTCGCCCGAGCAAATTCTCGATGAGGGAGACCTCATCCTCCTCATGGGATCAAGTGATAAACTGAAAAACTTCAAGCGCGAGCTTAGCCAGAAAACCAATCCCGACGACATCAACTCTGACTTTTCTGAGGATTAG
- a CDS encoding YiiX/YebB-like N1pC/P60 family cysteine hydrolase has protein sequence MKSILDGIGKVLARHLSQPTQREPRGATAPPEKLRSTLRKGDVLLVEGASRFSVAIKYLTQSTWSHAALYIGDAVDPPEEGEDARVIVEADIREGIRLMPLSIYYERHTRICRPVGLSTEEIDSLVDYAVSRIGGRYDLKNIFDLARYLIQRPPVPGHWRRRLLSIGSGDPTRAICSSLIAQAFHSVSYPILPEFVRYESADPRRPGIEKEYAHIRHHSLFAPSDFDLSPYFDVIKPTVEYGFNPKDINWRHPYEAIADAHE, from the coding sequence GTGAAATCAATTCTCGACGGCATCGGAAAAGTTCTGGCTAGGCACCTATCCCAACCCACCCAGCGGGAACCCCGCGGAGCCACCGCCCCGCCCGAGAAACTGAGATCCACCCTAAGGAAGGGAGATGTCCTACTAGTAGAGGGCGCAAGCCGCTTTAGCGTAGCCATCAAGTACCTAACTCAGTCCACCTGGTCCCACGCAGCGCTCTACATTGGCGATGCCGTAGACCCTCCCGAAGAAGGCGAAGACGCTCGGGTAATTGTGGAAGCCGACATACGCGAAGGCATTCGGCTGATGCCACTGTCGATTTATTACGAGCGCCATACCCGCATTTGCCGTCCGGTCGGACTAAGCACTGAGGAAATCGACAGCCTCGTCGACTACGCCGTATCCAGAATTGGCGGCCGGTACGACCTGAAGAACATCTTTGACCTCGCACGCTACCTCATCCAACGCCCCCCTGTACCCGGGCATTGGAGACGGCGACTCCTTTCCATTGGCAGTGGCGACCCAACTCGTGCGATCTGCTCATCACTTATCGCTCAGGCGTTCCACTCAGTCAGCTACCCCATCCTACCTGAATTTGTTCGCTATGAGTCGGCGGACCCTAGACGCCCCGGAATCGAAAAAGAGTACGCTCATATCAGGCACCATAGCCTCTTCGCTCCCAGCGACTTTGATCTGTCACCCTACTTCGACGTAATCAAGCCCACCGTCGAATACGGATTCAACCCCAAAGACATCAACTGGAGACACCCCTACGAGGCCATCGCCGACGCCCACGAATAA
- a CDS encoding sulfatase family protein, translating to MRFLRALIVSLCLASTSLAADRPNILLIFTDDQGINDVGCYGSEIPTPNIDRLASEGLKFEQWYSASSICTPSRFGLLTGQNPSRSKDQLLSALMFMADEHKETGIQQSETTIAEKLRESGYDTALIGKWHLGHGGKDLLPTRHGFNSFIGHTGGCIDFFTMTYGNIPDWYHQEVHVSENGYATELITDEAISYLEDREDEEDPFFLYLAYNAPHFGKGWSPSTRTPINIMQPQAEDLRRVSGIEDKVRREFAAMTVSLDDGVGKVIEALDANGLSEDTLVIFLTDHGGDPVYGGNNLPYRGDKATLFEGGLRVPCIMRWPGKIEAGNASDVVCSSLDLFPTFCSLAGIASDESRLDGRNLSSVMIEGIGWSERMLFWELGVHAELGRNPWSAVRSGDWKYLQTPDDGEFLFNVAKDPYEKRNLMRIEPDRFKDLRALRDNLSSSYRN from the coding sequence ATGCGTTTTCTTCGAGCCCTTATTGTCTCGCTATGCCTCGCCTCGACATCGCTCGCAGCGGACCGGCCCAATATCCTTCTCATTTTTACCGATGATCAGGGGATCAACGATGTCGGGTGCTATGGGAGTGAAATTCCAACCCCTAATATTGATCGACTGGCGAGCGAGGGGTTGAAATTCGAGCAATGGTATTCCGCCTCGTCGATTTGCACGCCTTCACGATTCGGTTTGCTGACAGGTCAGAATCCAAGTCGGTCCAAAGACCAGTTGCTGAGCGCATTGATGTTCATGGCGGATGAGCATAAGGAAACCGGTATCCAGCAAAGTGAAACGACTATTGCGGAGAAACTTAGAGAATCGGGGTACGACACTGCCTTGATTGGAAAGTGGCATTTGGGTCACGGCGGGAAAGATCTGCTCCCAACCCGCCACGGATTTAATTCCTTCATCGGTCATACAGGCGGTTGTATCGACTTTTTCACGATGACGTATGGCAATATACCAGACTGGTATCACCAGGAGGTTCATGTGAGTGAGAATGGCTACGCGACTGAACTGATAACTGACGAGGCAATTTCATATCTTGAAGATCGAGAGGACGAGGAAGATCCGTTCTTCCTGTACCTGGCTTACAATGCGCCTCATTTTGGAAAAGGGTGGAGTCCCAGCACTCGGACGCCAATCAACATCATGCAGCCGCAGGCTGAGGACTTGAGGCGAGTATCTGGAATTGAGGACAAGGTTCGTCGGGAATTCGCAGCGATGACCGTTTCGCTTGACGACGGAGTGGGAAAGGTCATCGAGGCACTGGATGCGAATGGTCTTTCTGAAGACACGCTCGTCATCTTTCTCACAGACCATGGAGGAGATCCGGTGTATGGGGGAAACAATCTACCTTATCGCGGAGATAAAGCTACTTTGTTTGAAGGTGGTTTGCGGGTTCCTTGTATCATGCGTTGGCCGGGCAAAATTGAGGCGGGGAACGCAAGCGACGTTGTTTGCAGTTCTCTGGATCTGTTCCCCACTTTTTGCAGTTTGGCAGGGATTGCCTCAGATGAATCGAGGCTGGATGGAAGAAATTTGTCTTCAGTGATGATTGAAGGAATTGGGTGGAGCGAACGTATGCTTTTCTGGGAGTTAGGAGTGCACGCTGAGCTTGGGCGAAATCCCTGGAGCGCGGTAAGGTCTGGCGACTGGAAGTACTTGCAGACTCCGGACGACGGCGAGTTCCTTTTCAATGTCGCCAAGGATCCTTACGAGAAGCGAAACCTCATGCGCATCGAACCCGATCGTTTTAAAGACCTGAGGGCATTGAGGGACAATCTTTCGAGTTCTTACCGTAATTGA
- a CDS encoding aldo/keto reductase, with amino-acid sequence MKNRYLGNSGLAVSRVCLGTMTFGKSDWGCDQQASQEMVDAYIDAGGNFIDTADLYAETASETILGKTLKGKNRDNLVIASKCWFPLNATPNARGLSRKHIVEACEASLKRMDLDYIDLYQIHGPDPYTPIEETMSALNDLVTSGKVRYIGCSNLYAWQLVKANAVAQKNGYAPFISGQYLYNLIRRDIETEIIPACADQGMGVLCWSPLASGLLTGKYRGVDIPEPGSRFKEMGEILNERFIWNEALELVDLVCEIAEELGKNPVSVSLSWLLKDYAITSVLAGARSVEQLAPSLESGDWDLPREHYDRLTQKLPREHGYPCDWMKITLLSNFTKTELEPNRAQRFPPLA; translated from the coding sequence ATGAAAAACCGATACTTAGGAAATTCCGGATTAGCCGTTTCACGCGTGTGCTTAGGCACCATGACTTTTGGAAAATCTGATTGGGGGTGCGACCAGCAAGCCTCCCAAGAGATGGTAGATGCTTACATCGATGCCGGAGGCAATTTCATCGACACTGCAGATCTTTACGCAGAAACCGCGTCGGAGACAATCCTAGGAAAAACGCTAAAAGGAAAGAACCGCGACAATCTTGTAATCGCATCCAAGTGCTGGTTCCCTTTGAATGCCACCCCGAATGCTAGAGGCCTCTCTCGCAAGCACATCGTGGAAGCCTGCGAGGCTTCTCTCAAGCGCATGGATCTCGACTACATTGACCTCTACCAGATCCATGGTCCCGACCCCTATACCCCAATCGAAGAGACCATGAGCGCCCTCAACGATCTGGTAACGTCCGGAAAGGTAAGATACATCGGCTGCTCCAATCTCTATGCCTGGCAGCTCGTCAAGGCAAACGCCGTGGCTCAGAAAAACGGATACGCCCCTTTCATTTCAGGTCAGTACCTTTACAATCTAATCCGACGCGACATTGAAACGGAAATCATCCCCGCGTGTGCAGACCAGGGAATGGGCGTCCTGTGCTGGAGTCCCCTAGCGAGTGGACTTCTAACAGGAAAATACCGCGGGGTCGATATACCCGAACCGGGTTCAAGATTTAAAGAAATGGGGGAAATCCTAAATGAACGATTCATCTGGAACGAGGCTCTCGAACTGGTCGATCTGGTCTGTGAAATCGCCGAGGAGCTTGGTAAAAATCCCGTATCTGTGTCCTTGTCTTGGCTACTAAAAGACTACGCTATTACATCTGTGTTGGCAGGAGCCCGCTCGGTTGAGCAACTCGCGCCGTCACTCGAATCCGGTGATTGGGATCTCCCGCGAGAGCATTACGACCGTCTCACCCAAAAACTTCCGCGAGAGCATGGCTACCCTTGCGACTGGATGAAGATAACCCTTCTTTCGAATTTCACAAAAACGGAACTCGAACCCAATCGAGCCCAGCGCTTTCCGCCTTTGGCCTAA
- a CDS encoding alkaline phosphatase D family protein codes for MNSISPNEPNFSNGINRRDFIASSAGAVGAMALAGSVPFRAQTASGISATRYAFAKPDSLVVGPGWESLNPGYWQIKDRALRRRLVNVGDRARRTGFPFHSQTAGRSMETDYDPSLPLGILYRNDWKLKGDYEVKARFTYLAPRSEPKPGDKEEWKMYQDGYGLFGIAFGATSVFESYDKAEKVNHAVWTDKGEFALMHGRKSSGRNAAPGKVLKEGFPELSPGDSVEMGLTMAPLGNGICLVELSLKVHDKTVKIASELPEVATQGYVGVSGRGLVDYSVDSFEVIADASNQLAPGHADCLSCYPLGDSLAQDDGVWKVRFIGIFDTDGTKAEIRISDTENPKDGWASVHLAGSANIVSNDFRRNTAVIEVSLPHSPAEKTMYYTVWKDGVNVTSDPRIGTSAVGPGTGLVGDVPRTGNYVGRLPRLAAPYKLCGLSCHALTSGLQRKTGGGYQILGGGGEWQFRDQPSEGSYKYLENYNFQIMVWEDDVWYMELVLYPPSTDDAYKVVKNSICGPTSRWQCMRHWNIINPGDHDYGMDDVKGPEQIVIRKIKGLGQDTEYMKRNFQIVHHLITGAEEVDPLENPKKWRAWKMPNRDFTLAILDSRLWRSSQNVDIWDDSGWDAFKSLYDRTDPTRSLLGEDQFSWLNDLITTDSSKLICLTGINGMHTIWTGGTASANHPQRFEQRDRVTADYAGWVKAGADRVLELLGSRDGVVTVYGDVHNGCIMKNREHNVIECSFGPIGRSGGRAVIPGFGPRMKDVDGRDLEIHALYHKTHASPELEPQKSGDPFYWNFLEMEFDPRGEDPAIGLRVRNLIDSPSEKPRGGSSLETFASSTGRIARSRLEAFRTLPNADVRFSTQEGQAIRATRSGKKGEVGSIGLADMDPGAIVIATAWDGSRVGSTVLTSKRL; via the coding sequence ATGAATTCGATATCACCCAACGAACCAAATTTCTCGAATGGTATTAACCGCCGTGATTTTATCGCGTCCAGTGCAGGCGCTGTTGGAGCGATGGCCCTAGCGGGATCGGTTCCATTTAGAGCTCAAACGGCGAGCGGGATATCTGCGACTCGCTACGCCTTCGCGAAGCCGGACAGTCTGGTGGTGGGTCCCGGCTGGGAGTCGCTCAATCCGGGCTACTGGCAAATCAAGGACAGGGCATTGCGGAGGCGTCTGGTCAACGTGGGCGATCGGGCCCGGCGAACGGGGTTCCCGTTTCATTCTCAAACGGCTGGGAGGTCCATGGAAACGGACTACGATCCCTCGTTGCCGCTCGGGATTCTTTATCGGAATGACTGGAAGCTCAAGGGTGACTATGAGGTGAAAGCCCGTTTCACCTATTTGGCACCGCGCTCCGAACCGAAGCCCGGCGACAAGGAAGAATGGAAAATGTATCAGGATGGATACGGCCTTTTTGGAATCGCTTTCGGAGCGACATCCGTATTCGAAAGCTACGACAAAGCGGAAAAAGTGAATCACGCGGTCTGGACGGACAAGGGTGAGTTCGCATTGATGCACGGGCGAAAAAGCAGCGGGAGAAACGCTGCCCCGGGTAAAGTTCTAAAAGAGGGGTTTCCCGAGCTGAGTCCGGGGGATTCGGTTGAAATGGGGCTTACCATGGCTCCATTGGGGAACGGGATATGCCTTGTGGAATTGTCACTAAAGGTTCACGACAAGACTGTGAAAATTGCCTCGGAATTACCGGAAGTGGCGACCCAAGGCTATGTCGGAGTATCCGGTCGAGGGCTAGTGGATTATTCGGTCGATTCGTTTGAGGTGATCGCAGATGCGTCGAATCAATTAGCACCGGGCCATGCGGATTGTCTGAGTTGCTATCCGCTCGGTGACTCGTTGGCACAGGATGACGGTGTTTGGAAGGTTCGTTTTATCGGGATTTTCGATACGGATGGAACTAAGGCGGAAATTCGAATTTCGGATACGGAAAATCCCAAAGATGGATGGGCGTCAGTTCATTTAGCGGGTTCTGCCAATATTGTCAGCAACGACTTTCGACGCAACACGGCGGTAATTGAAGTTTCCTTGCCGCATTCTCCTGCTGAGAAGACGATGTACTACACGGTATGGAAAGATGGTGTGAATGTGACCTCTGATCCCCGGATCGGAACGTCAGCTGTGGGGCCGGGAACGGGGCTTGTGGGCGATGTGCCAAGGACGGGTAACTATGTCGGGAGGCTTCCACGCTTAGCGGCTCCCTACAAGCTGTGCGGCCTTAGTTGCCATGCGCTAACCAGTGGGCTTCAAAGGAAGACAGGCGGTGGCTACCAAATTCTAGGTGGGGGAGGTGAATGGCAATTTCGGGACCAGCCTTCGGAGGGATCGTATAAGTACCTGGAGAACTACAACTTCCAGATTATGGTTTGGGAGGATGATGTTTGGTACATGGAGCTGGTATTGTATCCGCCGAGTACCGACGATGCCTATAAGGTTGTGAAGAATTCAATATGTGGTCCGACCAGTCGATGGCAGTGTATGCGGCACTGGAACATCATCAATCCGGGTGACCATGACTATGGGATGGACGATGTGAAAGGTCCCGAGCAGATAGTGATCCGAAAGATAAAGGGACTAGGGCAAGATACAGAATATATGAAGCGCAATTTCCAGATTGTGCATCACCTCATTACGGGAGCGGAAGAAGTGGATCCGTTGGAGAACCCGAAGAAATGGCGGGCTTGGAAAATGCCCAATCGCGACTTTACCTTGGCGATTCTCGACTCGAGATTGTGGCGAAGCTCGCAGAACGTGGATATCTGGGATGACAGCGGATGGGATGCCTTCAAAAGCCTCTACGATCGAACGGACCCGACTAGGAGCTTATTGGGAGAGGATCAGTTTTCCTGGTTGAATGATTTGATCACGACCGATTCCTCCAAGCTCATCTGCTTAACTGGTATCAATGGAATGCATACTATTTGGACCGGTGGGACCGCGAGCGCGAACCATCCGCAAAGATTCGAGCAGCGCGATCGGGTAACCGCAGACTACGCAGGCTGGGTCAAGGCAGGAGCCGATAGGGTCCTGGAGCTCCTCGGTTCGCGGGACGGAGTCGTGACGGTTTACGGTGATGTCCACAATGGCTGTATTATGAAGAACCGAGAGCACAACGTGATCGAGTGTAGCTTCGGTCCCATTGGACGAAGTGGAGGTAGGGCTGTGATCCCGGGTTTTGGACCTCGCATGAAGGACGTGGATGGTCGTGACCTGGAAATCCACGCCCTCTATCACAAAACACACGCGAGCCCCGAACTGGAGCCGCAGAAATCCGGAGACCCTTTCTATTGGAATTTTCTGGAAATGGAATTCGACCCCCGAGGGGAGGATCCGGCGATTGGGTTGCGGGTCAGAAATCTGATAGACTCCCCAAGCGAGAAACCCCGTGGAGGATCGAGTTTGGAAACGTTCGCATCGTCGACGGGTCGTATCGCTCGTTCACGACTTGAAGCGTTTAGAACCCTTCCCAACGCAGATGTCCGGTTTTCGACTCAAGAAGGTCAGGCCATTCGCGCGACACGTAGCGGTAAAAAGGGAGAGGTTGGGTCGATCGGTTTAGCGGATATGGATCCTGGCGCCATCGTGATAGCGACCGCGTGGGATGGGAGTCGCGTAGGGTCTACCGTTTTGACCTCGAAGCGTCTTTAG